ACTTTGAATGCCTCAGGATATCTGCAGTGTGgcatctctgtttctgtttccacagtGGAGCCGCCGACCAATGTGACCCTACACTGCCGAAACATGAGCAACTTTGTGGAGTGGAGTTATGGCCAGCCAGTGCCAGGACTTAGATTTCAAGTTCGTGCTTATTCACGGTCAAGGTCAGATAGAAATATCTCTTTTTAAACGTAAAACCTGCTAAAtatctgtgtttgcttgttcaTTACCACATTCTTATTAAGTTATGTCTACTTTAAActgtacaaacaaacagcttgCAATAATGTTATCTCTAATCTAAGTAGTAACACTTCATTTGACAAGCATTTTGTCCAGATAAGATTCATTTCGGACATAAAGAACATAGTAATGCTCATGggaacacacagcagcatcactgcTGGAAAGTAATTCATAGTTGGAGCAGGTGGACAAATCATTGTAGTAGTTGCTCTTTTAAAAATCAGAGGGTAGATGGATGGACACGCATGCTTGGTTGGAGCCTGAATTGTTCATGAATGTGCATTGTTAACATATACAATGTGAAGTTATCACTACCATCTTTCAAACTCCTCTCCCCAGTTTGTAATACAGACTTTCTGTCACAAATTTTTGATAACTTATGCCATTACCAGAGGTGTTTGCTCATAATTTTCTCTGGACGGAGAATAATAACGTTTCTCTCATGTTATTTGTTTCTTCAGTTCTCCTCGTGAGCTTTGGGTGGACCCACCAGCCTCACAGGCTGATGTTTCGTTTCTCTCTGATCCACGTGATTCTTACTATATTACTGTAATTGCTGTTGTCGGAGTGAATAAGTCTGCGATTGCGCCTCCTAGCGGAATCACTTTCAGCTACTTCATGAATTCTCCAGCACCACAGAAATGTGAGTAGTAATGTCAGTATTCACCAAAATTATGATGAGAAAATTTTCAACAGGACAGAACTGATGAGTTCACACTCTGATCCATCTCctcaatataaaaaaatagtGTGGAACAACTGGTGTTACTTTTGATTTTCAGTGTGGTCAGACAGTGTGTCTTGCAAACTAATTCTTACATGTGTCTGTAAAGGCAGGGAAAAGGAAGACTatttgtcagtgtttacatGAATGTAAATGACACGCCTTGCAAATGTTTTACAATGGATTTAATgctctcagtgtgtctgttggACCTTTTAGTGTATTTTAGTGAGAAACACAACTTTGTAACTTATATACCAAGTTACTCATACTGTAAAATCAGACTAGATGTTAGCTGTTCACGTCTTTATGTCTCaatcaaataaagtttgaatttagaagttttttgtttttttttaagttgattATGTCGACATTCAACCACTGATTAAGTCATGTTCATGTTGACTTTTTCAGGTTTTTTGGACTTCCCACCAGTTAATGTCACTGCCCACCACGATGGCCACGTCCAGTTCAGTTTCGTTCATCCGTGGTTGTTGTATAACCATGTGTTGCCTGGTGGTCGCAGTTCAGAAACTAGGAAGAAGAAAAGCCATAATGCACACATCAGAGAGCCGCTGCCTGAACTCACATATGACGGTGTGATCATCAATGAGGTCAGTCTGCTCACAGTTCCATTCATCTGCCTGTTATGCAGTTGCGGAAACAATAACCGCAGAGGAAATATGATGCACACTGTTGTCAGCTTCCTTATGTAGTTCTAACAACGCCCAACAATAATATTGCATATATGCCATTAATATATTATCACTATTAATTAGTAGTAGCAAAACTCATCGCGCCATCTTATCGATGCTGCTGCGCTGTGTTGTCATATTGCACCATACTTGTCTGATGACTTGTCTGCATCACTGTTGTAATGCTGTTGGCAATAAAGGTTAGACTACAGCCACACCTCAGATTTCTTCATTTGCACCATTAAATCACAATATTTTATTAGAGATCTTCATTTACCGTGTTGATAGTTAGAACTCAGGTTGCATTATTTTCTAACTCATTTTGATCAATTGCTGGTTCTGACACTGATACATGCATACTGCTTTTCATCTAATTGCACAGAACATCAAGTCTCTGTTTGTGTAGTAGAATTAACATACCGGTATTCTTAAGTCTACTTTTATCATGGTGGCCCTCTGGCACTTccggacaaaaaaaaaaaaaaccctttttaAAAGGCGCACATTTGCTAATGCTTACAATTAAAGCATCATGTCGCCATATCAGCAACAAATGTTGATTTGGGTCAGACAGACACCAGTGTTTCAGTTTAAAGCCTTGATCTGTCTACCTTTATCTGCCTTTATCTATCCTTTATCTTTAACATGACAACGTTATTGTGCATCCCTAATAATTTACtatatgttattatttatgtCACCCGAGGGTGGGTCATGGGAAGTAATTTGTCCAGTCAGCATAGTCATCTAGTTGGCTACATCACGGTATGGTCAGCTAGCGCAGATCTGCCTGTCAGTGAGGTTGTGttgtaaacagcagcaaaagGACAATAAATATTGCAATCTCTGCGAAAATAGATTGTGGACTCCTTCTAGATCGATTGCAGTTTGATTGAAGTTGAGCCTCAGTGCTTGTTGTTTGTGCAGAAGAAGCCACCTCAGCTCTTCACCTGTGAGACCCAACTGTGTGAAGCGAAACTTGCAGCGGATCCTGCCGACAAGTACTGTCTGAGGATCACGGGAGTGATGGAGAAAATGTTGGTTAAAGCCACACAAGATTACTGTGCAGTGGCAACATCAAAACCAACGCATAACagttgagtaaaaaaaaaaaaagtgattttcttgctttgcttttctaGCTGAGATTGTGAAAATACACAATAGCTTTGTTTGTTGAAAGCTGATGTGTGTAACCTGTTATTTTAGAttgctgaaaatatttgaaaaacaagcCCAATCAATCTGTCAACCCCAAAGTCTTCCCAGAAATTCAAAGTACATCACCAGTGGCTCTTCTTTAAGGTGGATCTTTGTTTTAACATAAGCCACAGCTCCTCTGAGAATCCGCATTGATTTTGACTTTCTACTGTAAATAAGCTGATACTTACTTGTAAAGCGAAATGTTACCTGAAGGTGTTTCTGCATCGAGTGAAATCAGAATTGACCAGTGGTTTACAAGCATTTTCTCACTGGCCCCTCTTTTGTTGATatatgaccaaaaaaaaaaaaacttttgctaCTTACATATAAATTTGGACATCTGGACACATCTTCCCATACAGATTCTCTATCAAGCTGGGTTGGTTTAGCTGATCTAGCTCATCGTACTTTTATTccatgcttttattctgaataCTCAGTGTACTATTATTCTGCCATGTTTACCCACCGGTGCTGGTTATTGTGCGCTCTTTGGAAGCAAAAAGAATGAGAAACTATCGTGAATTGTGGACACTGGATTCTTTGGTTAGTCTGTCTATAAATGAATTTacttctgtatttgtttttcctaGATAACATCTATATCTATGTGATTGTGGCCATCCTCATGGTCATAAGTGGAGCATCGGTCCTCTTCATAGCGTACAGAAAAATTACGAAACCCACAACTACTTTACCAGCCTCTGTGGTACGTATGTTCAGCTATCGTTTTATTTGATGAGCCTCTCCAAATTATTTTATCTGATTGTGCTAGAAGAATTTATCTGTGCTGAAGAAGCTGATTTTGAATTTCAACACACTTCCTTTTTGTGCCTTAAAGACGATCACGGGTCGACTGAAGCAGTGGACCTCGGGAATGGTTCCAGAGCCAGTCATTGTGCCAGAAATTGAGCCTACCTCACCCCAACCTCTACTGCAAGGAGAGCAAAtagtgaaagaagagaaagaattCACATTCACTTCTGTTACATCTTCTACCGAGACTGAAGGTCGTCTTCCCATTGGTGTGTCAATTGAGGATGAAGGCGTGTGTGATGTCGAGGATGTAAAGAATGAAGGACTTGGGTACATGCAGGGCAGTAATTTGGAGGGGAATGAGCCAGAAGACTTAAGTGAGATCCCCAGTGGTTACGAAAAACGCGAGGTGGTAGTCGAGATGGCACCAGATGAAAAGGCCACAGGCTACCGTTGTTGAACGTGGAACTGAACTCTGGATCCGTGTGGATCAAAAAGTAACATTTGTGAATAATTAAAACTCCGCAGTGACTTGCAAAGGAGTTGTGGTTACAACTTTCAGGTGGTTAAGTTTGTGTAATTTTCTTGTCTGAGCTCGCCAATGCCACGTAAAAGCCAGGAGTCAGAACTCCCCTGCTGTTGGTGCACCTTGACATCAGTTACATTTTGCTATGTACCTAAATTAATGTGTCAAATCAGCGCAACAAGCCGCCTATGTAAGTGAAATTCCTAAGCAGTTTCAAATTTACACCAGCTGAATGGTTGGAAGATAAAATAGACTGTTGCCATGTTGtccatttattattttgcttttcaaCCCCTGAGGCCTACTGTGCTGCACTCACAGAAGTATGTAGGCAAGCACCTTACATTAACATAGACAGAGTGTACATGAGATGTTTGTAGGTTTTTCGATTATCATCAAATAGGTAACCTAGCAAGAGTTTAACCGTTACCATAAAAACCCTACCAACTGACTCAATACTTAGCTGCAGTGAATCGTGTTCAATGATTTAAAGGGATTTTAACAGTGCTTTATGTCCTGTAATGCTAACAGCAATAGTAATTGTAACATGTATATACTGTTAGATAAATACGTGTCATTCAGTAACATCTATTTGCATCTGTTGCATGCATGCAGAGCATCACTATACTCCGCTACCAGTTACTATGCATTGTGCTAAAAATACTGCGTTCACTGAACAGCCTGTGAATACCATGAATGTCCTCTTTCTTATTTGCACTGCTGTGCTATCACAGTGAAATGGAAGTTAAAGCACCTTCAACTTCTGTAATGTCTcatttttctgaatgaaatggAATATTTGGACGGGGTTTACGATACGGATCTCAATGTCAAGATTTGATGGGGCAGCTAGAACAAGCGAGATATTAATTAGTTGCTCACTGGAGAAACTGATGCTCGAAATATTAAAGATGAGCTGTCAAAAACGTGTcgttataataatataataattggAGATCACTGACACCGACATGATtagaaaatgtatattttgtttcacttggtcttgacattcatttcattcaatttgAGTTAATTGTCTCATGAGATGTGAGCCTGGTTTGCACTTAAGTGATACGATGTAAGATTTTCAATCTGTGTCATTTTCTGAGTTGAATacaaattgtttttatatttttatgttagaTGTGCTTATATTTCTTCACTGACAGTcagtaatattaaaattaaagagtttgatctagacctgctctaattagaAATTGCCAAGAAACAACTGCTGTAGTGATACCGCTATATAAATcaattaaattgaactgaattaatatGTGAATACATAGATTAAGTAAAGTAaatctgcaacatttttttgaatGATGCTGTTAAAAGAGGAAGTGcaatttttagattttgttgttAAAGTCCACAGATTTCAAAAGCTCAATGAACAAATACAATTGCCAATTAATGTTAACTTGAACACTTAATAAATTCTCTGATTTGGTTACTTCAAACCAGCTGTAGCTTTTCCTAGGTGTCTGTTTCATTACCTCTGTGCCTTCACCCGTCTCATCATGTATCATTGTATTACCTTATGTGAAGTACTACACATTAAAGTTGTTATAAAACtactcacagtcacacagaatTGTGACGTAGCGTACGGGAAGAAGCACACGTTTCATCATGACATTTAAGCAATCTGTTTTGTCCTTCCCCTGAAACCGGTTATGTAAGCAAGTGAGACTTCTTTTGCCTGTGTGTTCTCATGAATGTCTGTTAGTTAtgtttccttcctctttgcTACATGTGTGTGGGAGACCTTATTTTGTTTCCAGTAACAGTTGATAACATACTTCACTGTTGGGTGTGCATCCTCAACTGATTAGTGATATCTCAGAGTTTACGGTAATCTGCAGAAATGGTTCCCAGCCTCTCTCAGAATCCCTGTTTGATGAACCCAAGTTTGAAAGCACCGAATTTAAGCCAGTGTTTTTGAACACTACTAATTAGTATAAACAGCAGTATTGCTAAAatagttagttagttagatGGTTACACTGCGATGTTTAGGTGAGCTTGGTCAGGTTTTCATTTGTTACTAGTCTGGCAGAAACCGAGTACTTCTAACAATTCATCCACTACTTTTAGCTATTTTAACCTTTTGCCTCTGTTTTAACTCATGATGTCAGCCATTTATCCATCATCTCCCTTTAGCTAACAATTTATCAACTACTTTTAGCTATTTTAACTAGTTATTTCAGCCATTTATGCACTACTTTTAGGGaacgtccatccatccatcttcttctgctttatcCAGAACCaggtcgcgggggcagcagctagggcagggatgcccagacttccctctccccagacacttcctccagctcttccaaGGCATAGTCCCCCcagtgtgtcctgggtcttccttggGGCCTCCTCCCAGTGGGGCATGCCCGCAACACCTCCCCAGGAGTGCATTGTGCTAGGGGTCCAGGGGGCATCCAAAACAGATGCacgagccacctcaactggctcctctgggaacaggtctgacttgCTGTTGGCACTGTTTACCCTGGACCCCATACTCCTGGAGaacctcccacaggatgctgCGAGGAACTCGGTCGAATGCCTTTTCCTGGTCCACAAAGCACATGTGGACCGATTGGGCAAACTTtcatgaaccctcaagcaccctgtggaactggtccagtgttccacgaccagggaAAAAAACGCATTGTTCCTCCTGGATCTGAGGTTCGGCTATCAGTCgaattctcctctccagtacactggaatagactttcccagggaggctgagcagtgtgatccctctgtagttggagcacaccctatggtcccccttcttaaaaagaggaaccaccaccccagtctggcagtccaagggcactgtccctgactgccatgtGATGTTGCGGAGTCGTGTCAGACAAGACAGCCCCATAACATCCAGAGCCTTAGGGTACCCAGGATGGATCTCATCCACTCCCGGGGatctgccactgaggagcttcccaactacctcggtgacttcagcttgggtaATGAGTGATCACTCTCTGAGTTCCCGGCCTCTGCTTCCATGATGGAAGGCACGTCACCAGGATTGAGGAActcctcgaagtattccttccaccgtCCAACAATGTCCCCAGTCGAAGTCGGCAGCTCCCCGCttccagtgtaaacagtatcagtagggcactgcttccccctcctgaggcgccggacACTCCTCCCAGTgccgagtttttgcttccacaactgCTCGGGCTGCAGAACGGCATTCTGAGCGACATATGTGTCCTTGTTGTGATGTTGTTCATTAGAGGCTTTTGAACCGCTCTTAGTCAGACCTGTCACCTAGGACTTGTTTGCCTTGGGAAACCCTACCAGGGGCTTTAAGCCCCTgacaacatagcccctaggatcattcaggtgctcaaacccctccaccacatTAAGGTGGCAGTTCCCAGGAGTCTATTACTCTGTATTATTCAAACATCCATCTATTGCTTTACCATTTTAACAGTGACTTTATCTTTCCTATCATGAGC
This region of Scatophagus argus isolate fScaArg1 chromosome 10, fScaArg1.pri, whole genome shotgun sequence genomic DNA includes:
- the LOC124065981 gene encoding uncharacterized protein LOC124065981 isoform X1, with protein sequence MDLTILNSLFVFHFVLQGVTADVEPPTNVTLHCRNMSNFVEWSYGQPVPGLRFQVRAYSRSSSPRELWVDPPASQADVSFLSDPRDSYYITVIAVVGVNKSAIAPPSGITFSYFMNSPAPQKCFLDFPPVNVTAHHDGHVQFSFVHPWLLYNHVLPGGRSSETRKKKSHNAHIREPLPELTYDGVIINEKKPPQLFTCETQLCEAKLAADPADKYCLRITGVMEKMLVKATQDYCAVATSKPTHNNNIYIYVIVAILMVISGASVLFIAYRKITKPTTTLPASVTITGRLKQWTSGMVPEPVIVPEIEPTSPQPLLQGEQIVKEEKEFTFTSVTSSTETEGRLPIGVSIEDEGVCDVEDVKNEGLGYMQGSNLEGNEPEDLSEIPSGYEKREVVVEMAPDEKATGYRC
- the LOC124065981 gene encoding uncharacterized protein LOC124065981 isoform X2, which translates into the protein MDLTILNSLFVFHFVLQGVTADVEPPTNVTLHCRNMSNFVEWSYGQPVPGLRFQVRAYSRSSSPRELWVDPPASQADVSFLSDPRDSYYITVIAVVGVNKSAIAPPSGITFSYFMNSPAPQKCFLDFPPVNVTAHHDGHVQFSFVHPWLLYNHVLPGGRSSETRKKKSHNAHIREPLPELTYDGVIINEKPPQLFTCETQLCEAKLAADPADKYCLRITGVMEKMLVKATQDYCAVATSKPTHNNNIYIYVIVAILMVISGASVLFIAYRKITKPTTTLPASVTITGRLKQWTSGMVPEPVIVPEIEPTSPQPLLQGEQIVKEEKEFTFTSVTSSTETEGRLPIGVSIEDEGVCDVEDVKNEGLGYMQGSNLEGNEPEDLSEIPSGYEKREVVVEMAPDEKATGYRC